The following are from one region of the Cloacibacterium sp. TD35 genome:
- a CDS encoding OmpW/AlkL family protein, whose amino-acid sequence MRKLLFLAGILFTVSVSAQNWQVRLRGVAVQPNEKSEVSAIGGDVNISNSFIPELDFTYFFNKNFAAELILGTTKHDVVDEKSALGDVDLGSVWLLPPTLTLQYHFYPTKTFKPYLGAGLNYTIFYGVKSGAVKDVKYDNALGFALQGGVDYMLTDKYFLNIDIKKLFLKTDVDVDASNAVPGATSVPAKVNIDPLLIGFGVGMKF is encoded by the coding sequence ATGAGAAAACTTTTATTTTTAGCGGGAATACTATTTACCGTAAGCGTAAGTGCACAAAATTGGCAAGTAAGATTAAGAGGTGTAGCAGTTCAGCCAAACGAAAAATCTGAGGTGAGCGCAATTGGAGGAGATGTTAATATCTCTAATTCATTTATTCCAGAGTTAGATTTTACTTATTTCTTTAACAAAAATTTTGCCGCAGAATTAATCTTAGGAACTACAAAACACGATGTAGTAGATGAAAAATCTGCTCTAGGAGATGTAGACTTAGGAAGTGTTTGGTTATTGCCACCAACTCTTACTTTACAGTATCATTTTTATCCAACTAAAACTTTTAAACCTTATCTAGGAGCAGGTCTTAATTATACTATTTTTTACGGAGTAAAATCTGGCGCTGTAAAAGATGTGAAATATGATAATGCTTTAGGTTTTGCATTGCAAGGAGGGGTAGATTATATGTTAACTGATAAGTATTTCTTAAACATAGATATTAAAAAACTTTTCTTGAAAACAGATGTAGATGTAGACGCTTCTAATGCAGTTCCAGGTGCTACAAGTGTACCAGCTAAAGTAAACATCGATCCACTTTTAATTGGCTTTGGTGTAGGAATGAAATTCTAA
- a CDS encoding aminotransferase class V-fold PLP-dependent enzyme, translated as MFNIQDIRNQFPILQQQVNGKPLVYLDNAASSQKPVSVLETWKRYYEEINANVHRGIHTLSQLATEEMENSRKKVQHFINAKHDYEVIFTRGTTESINLVAYALGNSNFLKKDDEIIIGYLEHHSNIVPWQMLCERTGAKLKVIPMDENGILKLDFLDENLSEKTKIVSVNHVSNALGIINPIEEIITKVRKNSSALMMIDGAQSVPHFEIDVQKLDCDFFAFSGHKMYAPMGVGILYGKEEILEKLAPFHGGGEMIATCSFEKTTYAALPFKFEAGTPNVGGNIAIGAAIDFMKKVGVENIRNHENELLNYAQKRLLEIDGLKIYGEKANRTSVVSFNLEGIGIASDVGMILDKLGIAVRTGHHCTQPIMEFFKIAGTVRASFAVYNTLEEVDALVEGVKKAQRMLM; from the coding sequence ATGTTTAATATACAAGACATACGCAATCAGTTTCCTATTCTTCAGCAGCAAGTTAATGGTAAACCATTGGTTTATTTAGACAATGCAGCTTCTTCACAAAAACCTGTTTCTGTACTTGAAACTTGGAAAAGATATTATGAAGAAATCAATGCCAATGTACACAGAGGAATTCACACTTTGTCTCAATTGGCAACAGAAGAAATGGAAAATTCCAGAAAAAAAGTACAACATTTCATTAATGCAAAACATGATTATGAGGTAATTTTTACCAGAGGAACCACAGAAAGCATCAATTTAGTTGCCTATGCTTTGGGAAATTCTAATTTCTTAAAAAAAGATGACGAAATCATCATCGGTTATTTAGAACATCACTCCAATATTGTTCCTTGGCAAATGCTTTGCGAAAGAACTGGCGCAAAATTGAAAGTTATTCCGATGGACGAAAACGGAATTCTTAAACTGGATTTTTTAGATGAAAACTTATCCGAAAAAACTAAAATCGTATCTGTAAATCACGTTTCTAACGCATTAGGAATCATCAATCCTATTGAAGAAATCATCACAAAAGTGAGAAAAAATTCTTCTGCACTCATGATGATTGATGGAGCGCAATCTGTTCCACATTTCGAGATTGATGTTCAAAAATTAGACTGCGACTTTTTTGCATTTTCTGGTCACAAAATGTACGCACCAATGGGCGTAGGAATTCTCTACGGAAAAGAAGAAATTTTAGAAAAATTAGCGCCTTTTCATGGTGGTGGTGAGATGATTGCTACTTGTAGTTTTGAGAAAACCACTTATGCTGCACTTCCCTTTAAATTCGAGGCGGGAACACCTAATGTTGGCGGAAATATTGCAATAGGAGCAGCCATAGATTTTATGAAAAAAGTAGGCGTAGAAAATATCAGAAATCATGAAAATGAACTACTAAATTATGCTCAAAAAAGACTTCTAGAAATAGATGGACTCAAAATTTATGGTGAAAAAGCGAATAGAACCAGTGTAGTTTCTTTTAATTTAGAAGGAATAGGAATTGCTTCGGATGTTGGAATGATTCTGGATAAACTGGGAATTGCTGTAAGAACGGGGCATCATTGTACTCAGCCTATTATGGAATTTTTCAAGATTGCAGGAACCGTAAGAGCGAGTTTTGCAGTGTACAATACCTTAGAAGAAGTAGATGCTTTAGTAGAAGGGGTAAAAAAAGCTCAAAGAATGCTGATGTAA
- a CDS encoding glycine--tRNA ligase, which produces MAKQEDVFKKVVSHAKEYGFIFPSSEIYDGLSAVYDYAQNGVELKNNIKQYWWKAMVQLNENIVGLDSAILMHPTTWKASGHVDAFNDPLIDNKDSKKRFRADVLIEDYCAKLEDKAQKEIEKAAKRFGDAFDKAQFESTNPRVIEYREKQKTILARMAKSLENNDLADVKALIEELEIADPDTGSKNWTDVRQFNLMFGTKLGASAESAMDLYLRPETAQGIFVNFLNVQKTSRHKLPFGIAQIGKAFRNEIVARQFIFRMREFEQMEMQFFVPPGTELKFYEEWKQKRLNWHLALGLGQENYKFHDHEKLAHYANAAADIEFKFPFGFKELEGIHSRTDFDLSAHEQHSGRKLQYFDPERNESYVPYVVETSIGLDRMFLALFSHCLKDEVLEDGSERTVLSLPPALAPVKAAILPLVKKDGLPEFAEKIFNDLKYDFNVISEEKDSIGKRYRRQDAIGTPFCITIDHDSLADGTVTLRERDTMKQERVKVEDLRRIIDEKVNFRTLLSKI; this is translated from the coding sequence ATGGCAAAACAAGAAGACGTTTTCAAGAAGGTAGTTTCTCACGCAAAAGAATATGGTTTTATTTTCCCGAGTTCTGAAATTTATGATGGACTTTCGGCAGTATATGATTATGCACAAAATGGTGTAGAACTGAAAAATAATATCAAACAATATTGGTGGAAAGCAATGGTGCAACTGAACGAGAATATTGTAGGATTGGATTCTGCAATCCTAATGCACCCAACTACTTGGAAGGCTTCTGGACACGTGGATGCTTTTAACGACCCATTGATTGACAATAAAGATTCTAAAAAACGTTTCCGTGCAGATGTTTTGATTGAAGATTATTGTGCAAAACTAGAAGATAAAGCACAAAAAGAAATCGAAAAAGCGGCAAAAAGATTTGGTGATGCTTTTGATAAAGCACAATTTGAGTCTACCAACCCTAGAGTTATAGAATACAGAGAAAAACAAAAAACCATTCTTGCAAGAATGGCAAAATCTTTGGAAAATAATGATTTGGCAGATGTAAAAGCACTCATTGAAGAATTAGAAATTGCTGATCCTGACACAGGTTCTAAAAACTGGACAGATGTAAGACAGTTTAACCTTATGTTCGGGACTAAGTTAGGAGCGTCTGCAGAAAGTGCGATGGATTTATACTTGAGACCAGAAACCGCACAAGGTATTTTTGTGAATTTCTTAAATGTACAGAAAACTTCTCGTCATAAATTGCCTTTCGGAATTGCACAAATTGGTAAAGCATTTAGAAATGAGATTGTTGCAAGACAATTCATCTTCAGAATGAGAGAATTTGAACAAATGGAAATGCAATTCTTTGTACCACCAGGAACGGAATTGAAATTCTATGAAGAATGGAAACAAAAACGTCTCAACTGGCATTTGGCGCTTGGGCTAGGACAAGAAAATTATAAATTCCATGACCACGAAAAATTAGCGCACTACGCTAATGCTGCTGCTGATATTGAGTTTAAATTCCCATTCGGTTTCAAAGAATTAGAAGGAATTCACTCAAGAACTGACTTCGATTTATCTGCACACGAGCAACATTCTGGTAGAAAACTACAATATTTCGACCCAGAAAGAAATGAAAGCTATGTGCCTTACGTAGTAGAAACTTCTATCGGTTTAGACAGAATGTTCTTAGCATTATTCTCTCATTGTTTGAAAGACGAAGTGCTAGAAGATGGTTCAGAGAGAACAGTTTTATCACTTCCGCCTGCTTTAGCACCTGTAAAAGCAGCGATTTTGCCATTAGTGAAAAAAGATGGATTGCCAGAATTCGCAGAAAAAATATTCAATGATTTGAAATATGATTTCAATGTTATTTCTGAAGAAAAAGACAGTATCGGTAAGCGTTACAGAAGACAAGACGCCATCGGAACGCCTTTCTGTATTACAATAGACCACGATTCTTTAGCAGACGGAACGGTAACTTTAAGAGAAAGAGATACCATGAAGCAAGAGCGTGTGAAAGTAGAAGATTTACGCAGAATTATTGATGAAAAAGTAAATTTCAGAACATTACTTTCTAAGATTTAA
- a CDS encoding AraC family transcriptional regulator, whose amino-acid sequence MKQSSPTYEAVNPNIGSSFSCFKFLQNENLKSNFWHYHPEIELVFVGGGSGKRQIGSTISYFTKGDLVLIGSNLPHCGLTNENTRNEYEIVVQFLPDFLGAHIWKTPEMKKITNLLDASKGGIVFGESVKKFLESKILEMYEATSLDKLIKFLDILNVLANTDDFKILNAGNFYIQTQVEDNERINLIFNHVKNKFKEQITLEEVANLANMTEPSFCRYFKKITNKTFTQFVNEYRIIHSMKLLAEKPLSINEICYESGFNNFSYFNKTFKEYTQKSPSQYRKEFKNIIE is encoded by the coding sequence ATGAAGCAGTCAAGTCCTACATATGAAGCAGTTAACCCCAATATTGGAAGTAGTTTTTCTTGTTTCAAATTCCTTCAAAATGAAAATTTAAAATCTAATTTTTGGCACTACCACCCAGAAATAGAATTGGTTTTTGTAGGTGGAGGTTCAGGAAAAAGACAAATTGGTAGCACCATTTCTTATTTTACTAAGGGAGATTTGGTTTTAATAGGCAGTAATTTGCCGCATTGTGGTTTAACCAATGAAAATACCAGAAATGAGTACGAAATTGTAGTTCAGTTTTTGCCAGATTTTTTAGGAGCTCATATTTGGAAAACACCTGAAATGAAGAAGATTACGAATTTATTAGATGCTTCAAAAGGTGGAATTGTGTTTGGTGAATCTGTTAAAAAATTTTTAGAAAGTAAAATTTTAGAAATGTATGAGGCGACTTCATTAGACAAATTGATTAAATTTTTAGACATTTTAAATGTTCTTGCCAATACCGATGATTTCAAAATTTTAAATGCTGGAAATTTCTATATCCAAACTCAAGTGGAAGATAATGAGAGAATTAACCTCATTTTCAATCACGTAAAAAATAAATTCAAAGAGCAAATTACTTTAGAAGAGGTAGCAAATCTCGCCAATATGACGGAGCCTTCCTTTTGCAGATATTTTAAAAAAATTACCAATAAAACGTTTACACAGTTTGTGAATGAATATCGCATCATTCATTCTATGAAGTTATTGGCGGAGAAGCCTTTGAGCATTAACGAGATATGTTATGAAAGCGGATTTAATAACTTTAGTTATTTCAATAAAACCTTTAAAGAATATACGCAGAAAAGCCCATCTCAATACCGAAAAGAGTTTAAAAATATTATTGAATAA
- a CDS encoding class I SAM-dependent methyltransferase, protein MKKEEVSQFYDQFSERQIKIGVNERLIYLFKKLKKLGLNKKSKILELGCGVGAFTYLLSKKVEQGYVEAVDLSEKSIENAQKNIQKSNVRLFVGDVVYYQPKETDFDFITLLDVIEHIPVEEHFNLFKNLSSFISEKTLLLINIPNPEYIKYLHQNLPDSLQVIDQPIELTTLAENLDKNDLEIIFFQKYGIWEQEDYHLFVVRKKREFKLRHLADERTLTQKIIKKHRQKIDFIKFS, encoded by the coding sequence ATGAAGAAAGAAGAAGTTTCTCAGTTCTATGACCAGTTTTCCGAAAGACAAATAAAAATAGGAGTTAATGAAAGATTGATTTATTTGTTTAAAAAACTTAAAAAATTAGGACTTAATAAAAAATCTAAGATTTTAGAACTAGGTTGTGGAGTGGGAGCTTTTACCTATTTACTTTCAAAAAAAGTAGAACAAGGTTATGTAGAAGCGGTAGATTTAAGTGAAAAAAGTATAGAGAATGCACAGAAAAACATCCAAAAAAGTAACGTAAGACTTTTTGTAGGAGACGTAGTGTATTATCAACCGAAAGAAACCGATTTTGATTTCATCACGCTGTTAGATGTAATAGAGCATATTCCAGTAGAAGAACATTTTAATTTATTTAAAAATCTAAGCTCATTTATTTCAGAAAAAACACTTTTGCTTATTAATATTCCGAATCCAGAATACATTAAATATCTTCATCAGAATCTGCCAGATTCGCTTCAAGTAATAGACCAACCTATTGAGTTAACTACATTAGCAGAAAACCTCGATAAGAATGATTTAGAGATTATTTTCTTTCAGAAATATGGGATTTGGGAGCAAGAAGATTATCACCTTTTTGTAGTGAGAAAGAAACGTGAGTTTAAACTTCGTCATCTTGCTGACGAAAGAACACTAACCCAGAAAATCATTAAAAAACATCGTCAGAAAATAGACTTCATAAAATTTTCTTAA
- the mutL gene encoding DNA mismatch repair endonuclease MutL: MSDIIQLLPDHVANQIAAGEVVQRPASIVKELLENAIDAGATKIELIVEEAGRNLIKVADNGSGMSETDARMAFERHATSKIRTTEDIFHIATKGFRGEALASIAAVAQVELKTKKQDAEIGTVIYIEGGELQFQEPAQTTEGAVFSVKNLFFNVPARRKFLKSNNIEFRHIIDEFQRVALAHENLEFSLHHNDEVIFNLRKGSQMQRIVDIFGRKLHPLLVPIKEDLGWVKLNGFVGKPEAAKKSRGEQFFFVNGRYFRSPYLNRAVQEAFEGLLQSNYSPSFFLYLELDPEKIDVNIHPQKTEVKFEDENLIFALIRSTIKKSLGIYNVAPSLDFERNEQMDSFFPPKVDAAKSYNAPGIHIDRNFNPFKDQIPSKINDTAMVNLTEMYQQESSALPSKINLFDEEDEDLEEDLLRLPNGYWLFNKDHRTLMLDLGRIHQIVLAENRKIVSKNKKSQSLLFSLEYHLNEIEKNKFRSIKKYLPDLGFDIVLAEDNVLRINAVPEDVKESQVIKFLENLFEILEYKTEEEFLENYNNQWIRTNAKSKFDFLYKTEVEQILKDFIKLGFPEFTPKGNRTFVEVPTEELKNKF; this comes from the coding sequence ATGTCAGATATTATTCAACTTTTACCAGATCATGTTGCCAATCAGATTGCTGCAGGAGAAGTAGTGCAGAGACCTGCTTCTATTGTTAAGGAATTACTAGAAAACGCTATAGATGCTGGTGCTACTAAAATAGAACTGATTGTAGAAGAAGCGGGAAGAAATCTCATAAAAGTAGCAGATAACGGAAGCGGAATGTCTGAAACCGATGCTAGAATGGCGTTCGAAAGACACGCTACCTCTAAAATTAGAACTACAGAAGATATTTTTCATATCGCTACCAAAGGTTTTCGTGGTGAAGCATTGGCTTCTATTGCTGCGGTAGCTCAGGTAGAACTCAAAACCAAAAAACAAGACGCAGAAATAGGAACCGTTATCTACATAGAAGGCGGAGAATTACAATTTCAGGAGCCTGCACAGACCACAGAAGGTGCTGTGTTTTCGGTGAAAAATCTGTTTTTTAATGTTCCAGCGCGTAGAAAATTTCTGAAATCCAACAATATAGAATTCAGACATATCATAGATGAATTCCAAAGAGTAGCTTTGGCTCACGAAAATTTAGAGTTTTCGCTCCATCATAATGATGAGGTGATTTTTAACCTCAGAAAAGGGAGCCAAATGCAGAGAATTGTAGATATCTTCGGCAGAAAATTGCATCCACTTTTGGTTCCTATCAAAGAAGATTTAGGTTGGGTAAAACTCAATGGTTTCGTGGGAAAACCAGAAGCAGCTAAAAAATCTAGAGGCGAACAGTTTTTCTTTGTCAATGGAAGATATTTTAGAAGCCCGTACTTAAACAGAGCGGTTCAAGAAGCTTTTGAAGGACTACTGCAAAGCAATTACAGCCCTAGTTTTTTCTTGTATTTGGAACTTGACCCAGAAAAAATAGATGTCAACATACATCCGCAAAAAACAGAGGTAAAATTTGAAGATGAGAATCTCATTTTTGCATTGATTCGTTCTACGATTAAAAAATCTTTGGGAATTTATAATGTAGCGCCAAGTTTAGATTTTGAGCGAAATGAACAAATGGATTCATTTTTTCCACCAAAAGTAGATGCTGCGAAAAGTTATAACGCGCCAGGAATTCATATCGACAGAAATTTTAATCCGTTTAAAGATCAAATTCCTTCTAAAATTAATGATACTGCTATGGTAAATCTTACTGAAATGTATCAACAAGAATCATCAGCTTTGCCATCTAAAATTAACCTTTTTGATGAAGAAGATGAGGATTTAGAAGAAGATTTACTCAGACTGCCAAATGGATATTGGCTTTTCAATAAAGACCACAGAACTTTGATGCTCGATTTGGGAAGAATTCACCAAATTGTCTTAGCTGAAAACCGTAAAATTGTTTCTAAAAATAAGAAAAGTCAAAGTTTGCTGTTTTCTTTAGAGTATCATTTAAATGAAATCGAAAAAAATAAGTTTCGTTCGATAAAAAAATACTTGCCAGATTTAGGTTTTGATATAGTTCTTGCAGAAGATAATGTGCTGAGAATAAATGCAGTGCCCGAAGATGTGAAAGAATCTCAAGTAATTAAGTTTTTAGAAAATCTTTTCGAAATTTTAGAATACAAAACCGAAGAAGAATTTTTAGAAAATTATAATAATCAATGGATTAGAACCAATGCGAAATCTAAGTTTGACTTTCTATATAAAACCGAAGTGGAACAAATTTTGAAGGATTTTATTAAGCTAGGTTTCCCAGAATTTACACCAAAGGGTAACAGAACCTTTGTAGAAGTTCCTACAGAAGAATTAAAAAATAAATTTTAA
- a CDS encoding endonuclease/exonuclease/phosphatase family protein, with amino-acid sequence MGIFRSIFTVAHVVIVLLLGATMLNAYIPPKVFSLLNLLSLAFPILMIANLLLCFFWIFSWRKRAFIFLLISTLFLTPVRRWINYSEQKNVKEDFKVLTFNNKVNEYGKEEVESYINSFEADFVFLQEAGYSQSGNPILGEMKYSFHNPIISFYSKYEIIEKGPIAFVNNGDAIYADVIVKGKRIRFVNVYLEPFQLHKSMVKPTDDLEENGAKAKSLVRRFIPVFKTHEEQVQILKNFVKKSPYPVILAGDFNSVPNSYEYYTISEVLKDCFLESGTGLATSFHDYKIPIRIDYVFSSENLKSTYYKVDRNQKLSDHYPVLVKFNLKD; translated from the coding sequence GTGGGGATTTTCAGAAGTATTTTTACCGTTGCTCATGTAGTAATTGTATTGCTTTTAGGAGCAACAATGCTTAATGCTTATATCCCACCAAAAGTATTTTCTCTACTCAATTTATTATCATTGGCATTTCCTATTTTAATGATTGCCAATTTGTTACTCTGTTTTTTCTGGATATTTTCTTGGCGTAAAAGAGCTTTTATTTTTCTGCTGATTTCTACATTATTTTTAACCCCTGTAAGAAGATGGATTAATTATTCTGAACAGAAAAATGTAAAGGAAGATTTTAAAGTCCTCACGTTTAATAATAAAGTAAATGAATACGGAAAAGAAGAGGTGGAAAGTTATATTAATTCTTTCGAGGCAGATTTTGTTTTTCTACAAGAAGCGGGCTATTCTCAATCGGGAAATCCTATTCTAGGAGAAATGAAATATTCTTTTCACAATCCTATCATCAGTTTTTATTCTAAATATGAAATTATAGAAAAAGGACCTATTGCTTTTGTGAATAATGGAGATGCCATCTATGCAGATGTAATAGTCAAGGGAAAAAGAATACGCTTTGTAAATGTTTATTTAGAACCATTTCAGCTGCATAAATCTATGGTAAAACCTACAGATGATTTAGAGGAGAACGGAGCCAAAGCCAAAAGTCTCGTGCGTAGATTTATTCCGGTTTTTAAAACACACGAAGAGCAAGTACAAATTTTGAAAAATTTTGTAAAAAAGTCTCCTTATCCTGTTATCTTGGCTGGAGATTTTAACTCGGTTCCTAATTCATATGAGTATTATACCATTTCAGAAGTTTTGAAAGACTGTTTTTTAGAGTCAGGTACAGGCCTTGCCACCAGTTTTCATGATTATAAAATTCCTATCAGAATAGATTATGTATTTTCTTCGGAGAATTTGAAATCAACCTATTACAAAGTAGACCGGAACCAAAAATTATCAGACCATTATCCTGTTTTAGTGAAATTTAATTTAAAGGATTAA
- a CDS encoding serine hydrolase domain-containing protein, with amino-acid sequence MKTLKNLFFGILLFLATVIALAYAFNYQHLFNAIALTYLKGETSATIDDGVDFPSRNIEKGVAQPWQKDSLYNKTSLPKNIVDNLKSTNSASFLVIKDGKLVHEEYFGEYKPTTQTNSFSMAKAITVLLMGLAIEDHKIQSENQKFTDFYPNFNEVEHGNELTLRDLAAMEAGYYWDEDYRNPFLQNPRIYYGKNMAEALLKSPQFEAKPGSRFEYQSGATQLLGFAIRKAVNVPLSTYASQKLWKPLGMESDAYWNVDEDNKMEKTFCCINAIPRDYAKLGQLMLQKGNWNGKQLIDSTYIQKMITPTQHSNGIYGLGIWINNDAPYKYYHFWGFTSQLIIVIPEKNMVVVRTGKFNNEAKDEKGRSVQAAFLAENAVKTFAN; translated from the coding sequence ATGAAAACTCTTAAGAACCTCTTTTTTGGAATTCTACTTTTTTTAGCAACAGTAATTGCTCTGGCTTATGCTTTTAATTATCAACATCTTTTTAATGCCATTGCACTTACTTATCTCAAAGGAGAAACCAGCGCTACCATAGATGATGGTGTAGATTTTCCGTCTAGAAACATAGAAAAAGGAGTTGCACAACCTTGGCAAAAAGATTCGTTATACAATAAAACTTCTTTACCGAAAAACATCGTTGACAATTTAAAATCTACCAATTCAGCTTCATTTTTGGTGATAAAAGATGGAAAATTAGTCCATGAAGAATATTTCGGAGAATACAAACCTACCACACAAACCAATTCTTTTTCTATGGCAAAAGCCATCACCGTTTTATTAATGGGATTGGCAATAGAAGACCACAAAATACAATCAGAAAATCAAAAGTTTACTGATTTTTACCCCAATTTTAACGAAGTAGAACATGGTAATGAGTTAACCTTAAGAGATTTAGCCGCAATGGAAGCTGGCTATTATTGGGATGAAGATTACAGAAACCCCTTTTTACAGAATCCTAGAATCTATTACGGTAAAAACATGGCAGAAGCACTCTTAAAATCTCCTCAGTTTGAGGCAAAACCAGGAAGCAGATTTGAATATCAATCTGGAGCTACGCAATTATTGGGATTTGCCATTAGAAAGGCGGTTAATGTTCCGCTTTCTACTTATGCTTCTCAAAAACTTTGGAAACCTCTAGGAATGGAATCAGACGCTTACTGGAATGTAGATGAAGACAATAAAATGGAAAAAACGTTCTGCTGTATCAATGCTATCCCTCGTGATTATGCAAAATTAGGACAATTGATGCTTCAAAAAGGTAATTGGAACGGAAAGCAACTGATTGATTCTACCTACATTCAAAAAATGATTACTCCAACTCAACATTCTAATGGAATCTATGGTTTGGGAATTTGGATTAATAATGATGCGCCTTATAAGTATTATCATTTCTGGGGATTTACTAGCCAATTAATCATCGTAATTCCTGAAAAAAATATGGTAGTGGTAAGAACTGGGAAGTTTAACAATGAAGCCAAAGACGAAAAAGGCCGTTCTGTACAAGCTGCATTTTTAGCCGAAAATGCTGTGAAAACGTTTGCCAATTAA
- a CDS encoding quinone-dependent dihydroorotate dehydrogenase, with protein MYKSLLRPIFFKFDPEKVHHFTFFVLKNFGFLTRLFFPKPIEDKRLERELFGLKFKNPVGLAAGFDKNAVLFNELADLGFGFVEIGTVTPKAQSGNPKKRLFRLIEDEGIINRMGFNNAGLEQIVKNLKREKHQIIIGGNIGKNTDTLPENYTADYVECFRGLHDYVDYFVLNVSCPNVSSHAKLEDAEYLKELITEVQKVNAEYAHPKPVLLKIAPDLNKIQLDEIVELVAETKIDGIIATNTSVSRDNLKMPKETLEKIGNGGLSGKPIREKSTEVIRYLAEKSNRSFPIIGVGGIHSAEDAIEKLEAGASLVQIYTGFIYEGPGLMNQINKKILEKS; from the coding sequence ATGTACAAATCACTTCTTCGTCCGATTTTTTTCAAATTTGATCCTGAAAAAGTTCATCATTTCACCTTTTTTGTCCTCAAAAATTTCGGTTTCTTAACCAGATTATTTTTCCCAAAACCTATCGAAGATAAACGTCTCGAACGTGAATTATTCGGCTTGAAATTCAAAAATCCAGTAGGTCTAGCTGCGGGTTTTGATAAAAATGCAGTTCTTTTTAATGAATTAGCAGATTTAGGATTCGGATTTGTAGAAATAGGAACAGTAACACCAAAAGCACAATCTGGTAATCCGAAAAAACGTCTTTTTAGATTGATAGAAGATGAAGGAATTATTAATAGAATGGGCTTTAATAATGCAGGTTTAGAGCAAATTGTAAAAAACCTTAAAAGAGAAAAGCACCAGATTATCATTGGTGGAAATATTGGTAAAAACACAGACACTCTACCAGAAAACTATACTGCAGATTATGTAGAATGTTTCCGAGGTTTGCACGATTATGTAGATTATTTTGTACTGAATGTAAGCTGCCCGAATGTTTCTAGTCACGCCAAGTTAGAAGACGCAGAATATTTAAAGGAACTGATTACAGAAGTTCAAAAAGTGAATGCTGAATATGCTCATCCAAAGCCTGTTCTTCTGAAAATTGCTCCAGATCTCAATAAAATTCAACTCGATGAAATCGTAGAATTGGTTGCAGAAACCAAAATTGATGGAATTATCGCCACCAATACTTCTGTTTCAAGAGATAACTTAAAAATGCCAAAAGAAACTTTAGAAAAAATTGGAAACGGCGGACTTTCGGGGAAACCAATCCGTGAAAAAAGCACAGAAGTCATCAGGTATTTGGCAGAGAAGTCTAACCGTTCCTTCCCAATCATCGGCGTGGGCGGAATTCACAGTGCTGAAGATGCCATCGAAAAATTAGAAGCAGGTGCAAGTTTGGTGCAGATTTACACAGGATTTATTTACGAAGGTCCGGGATTGATGAATCAGATTAATAAGAAGATTTTAGAAAAATCATAA
- a CDS encoding rhomboid family intramembrane serine protease, with translation MFQNITPITKNIIILNVIIFILSMLIPQSYQYLAAFFPTSPYFKSWQIITHMFMHGGFMHIAFNMLTFASFGPVLERFLGEKKFVILYFLSGLGAFVLFNLWEYYQLYKDAQPLIVEGLQFSDILKGDFGKFPVRLEGNAQNIVNILSTPMVGASGAIFGVIAAFSLLYPNAEMMIMFIPFPIKAKVLFPIAIIVSLYLGFSGSGGNIAHFAHIGGALVGYILVKIWGRNRYRIN, from the coding sequence ATGTTTCAAAATATAACACCCATCACCAAAAATATTATCATCCTGAATGTGATTATTTTCATTCTATCGATGCTTATTCCGCAATCTTATCAATATCTAGCGGCTTTTTTCCCTACATCTCCTTATTTTAAATCTTGGCAGATTATTACACATATGTTTATGCATGGAGGTTTTATGCACATTGCTTTTAATATGCTTACTTTCGCGAGTTTTGGGCCAGTTTTAGAGAGGTTTTTAGGAGAAAAGAAATTTGTTATTTTATATTTTCTTTCTGGTTTAGGTGCTTTTGTGCTTTTTAATCTTTGGGAATATTATCAGTTATACAAAGATGCTCAGCCACTTATTGTAGAAGGTTTACAATTTTCGGATATTTTGAAGGGTGATTTTGGAAAATTTCCAGTAAGATTAGAAGGGAATGCACAGAATATAGTAAACATACTTTCTACACCTATGGTTGGTGCTTCTGGAGCTATTTTCGGTGTAATTGCTGCGTTTTCTTTGTTGTATCCTAACGCAGAAATGATGATTATGTTTATTCCATTTCCGATTAAAGCAAAGGTTTTATTTCCTATTGCTATTATTGTTTCTCTGTATTTAGGGTTTTCAGGAAGTGGAGGAAATATTGCACATTTTGCACATATTGGCGGCGCTTTAGTGGGGTATATTTTAGTGAAAATTTGGGGTAGAAACAGATATAGAATTAATTAA